In the Clostridium beijerinckii genome, one interval contains:
- a CDS encoding glycosyltransferase family 32 protein: MIPKVIHYCWFGGKHLPNDVEKCKESWRKYCPDYKIIQWDEKNFDLNSSPFVKSAYEAKAWAFVSDYARLKIIYENGGIYLDTDVELLKSLDQLLNYECYIGVQQCEHLCNTGLGFGAEPHNPVVLAMLKQYDGLMYSEENKINMACPYLNSKVFFYAGYKYSDDIQRVDNAVIFPPLYFDPAAPGKDMRNLKCNETISIHHYSASWMGKKTRIRRSIIRMIGQERINHFKRIIRYGR; the protein is encoded by the coding sequence ATGATACCAAAAGTAATTCATTATTGTTGGTTTGGAGGTAAACATCTTCCAAATGATGTTGAAAAATGTAAAGAATCTTGGAGAAAATATTGTCCAGACTATAAAATAATACAGTGGGATGAAAAAAATTTTGATTTGAATAGTTCCCCTTTTGTAAAAAGTGCTTATGAAGCAAAAGCGTGGGCTTTTGTTTCAGACTATGCTAGATTGAAGATAATTTATGAGAATGGAGGAATCTATTTAGACACTGATGTAGAACTTTTAAAAAGCCTCGATCAATTGCTTAATTATGAGTGTTACATAGGTGTTCAGCAGTGCGAACATCTATGTAACACTGGATTAGGTTTCGGGGCAGAACCACACAATCCGGTAGTACTTGCGATGCTAAAACAATATGACGGACTAATGTATTCAGAAGAAAATAAAATAAATATGGCATGCCCATATTTAAATTCAAAAGTGTTTTTTTATGCTGGATATAAGTATAGTGATGACATCCAAAGAGTTGATAATGCAGTGATATTCCCGCCGCTATACTTTGATCCTGCTGCGCCTGGAAAAGACATGAGAAATTTAAAGTGTAATGAAACCATTTCAATACATCATTATAGTGCTTCCTGGATGGGGAAAAAGACAAGAATTAGGAGAAGCATAATTCGTATGATAGGTCAAGAAAGAATTAATCATTTTAAGAGGATAATAAGGTATGGTAGGTAA
- a CDS encoding O-antigen ligase family protein, with protein MNFEEDGIKIINSIVNILFVNFIINLVAFRSIFFAYEHIVFLGHVQTISQFGTLALYFGSLQFLLDKNRRIKAVFFIIISLITMFTGDADSARVAAIIMIVVGMMYKFKIYHLLWFKSKWYVFAFWGLSVFIVYTVSGNNIFVNIIDNSTFSGRNFVWKNALELFCNSPYFGYGIDGALITTFWSTGMNYAHNQIVQNLIDGGVVLCISFWIMMIEFSSYIDRIQLKKYKVLANGTLITFLAIMITDSTTLYCYMFLFLSSLFGLYRLVD; from the coding sequence ATGAATTTTGAAGAAGATGGGATAAAAATTATTAATAGCATAGTTAATATATTGTTTGTTAATTTCATTATTAATTTAGTTGCATTTAGATCAATATTTTTTGCATATGAACACATTGTTTTCTTAGGCCATGTCCAAACTATATCACAGTTTGGAACATTGGCACTTTATTTTGGATCTTTACAATTCTTATTAGATAAAAATCGGAGAATTAAGGCAGTTTTTTTTATCATAATTTCATTAATAACAATGTTTACTGGAGATGCTGATTCTGCTAGAGTTGCAGCAATTATTATGATTGTTGTTGGTATGATGTATAAATTCAAAATATATCATTTGCTATGGTTTAAATCTAAATGGTATGTTTTTGCTTTTTGGGGGTTAAGCGTTTTTATAGTGTATACTGTGTCAGGAAATAATATTTTTGTAAATATTATAGACAACAGTACTTTTAGTGGAAGAAATTTTGTTTGGAAAAACGCTCTGGAACTTTTTTGTAATAGCCCATATTTTGGATATGGAATTGATGGGGCATTAATAACAACTTTTTGGAGTACTGGGATGAATTATGCGCACAATCAGATTGTTCAGAATTTAATCGATGGTGGAGTTGTATTATGTATATCCTTTTGGATTATGATGATTGAATTTTCTTCATATATAGACAGAATTCAGTTGAAAAAATATAAAGTTCTGGCTAATGGAACGTTAATTACATTCCTCGCTATTATGATAACTGACAGTACAACACTATATTGTTATATGTTTTTATTTCTATCATCTTTGTTTGGACTATATAGATTAGTAGATTGA
- a CDS encoding acyltransferase, translating to MRENERKLKMSIFRKIIFEFNKIYYPWKIRKTAKFYRGKLYVGGKSYVTGNTILGDNVCFNGMAISGKGEVNIGDNFHSGPGCQIITSFHNYEGNAIPYDDTFIDKDVIIGDNVWLGNNVIILGGVTIGEGAIIQAGSVVCKNIPPYAIAGGHPAISFKYRDKDHYNKLKKEERFH from the coding sequence TTGAGAGAAAATGAAAGGAAATTGAAAATGAGTATATTCAGGAAAATAATTTTTGAGTTTAATAAAATATATTATCCGTGGAAAATTAGAAAAACAGCAAAATTTTATAGAGGAAAACTGTATGTTGGCGGGAAAAGTTATGTGACTGGTAATACAATATTGGGAGATAATGTATGCTTTAACGGCATGGCGATTTCTGGAAAGGGCGAGGTGAATATAGGAGATAACTTCCACTCAGGGCCTGGATGTCAAATTATTACTTCGTTTCATAATTATGAAGGTAATGCAATTCCATATGATGATACATTTATAGATAAAGATGTAATAATTGGAGACAATGTGTGGCTCGGAAATAATGTAATCATTTTGGGAGGAGTAACTATAGGAGAAGGTGCCATTATTCAGGCGGGGAGCGTGGTATGTAAAAATATACCTCCATATGCAATTGCAGGCGGACATCCTGCAATTTCTTTTAAATATAGGGATAAGGATCATTATAATAAACTCAAAAAAGAGGAAAGGTTCCATTAA
- a CDS encoding lipopolysaccharide biosynthesis protein, producing the protein MREKIIRLIKKYEGLSEPVKASFWFTICNVLNKGIALLATPIFTRMLTTEQYGDYTVFQSWYGILIIFGTCNLFIGVYGKGLVEFDKDKDKYTSSLLALTTVITIVTLVIYALNIDFWTRFLGLSPIIMTAMFIQLFTMPAYEFWTTKLRFEYKYKALIGTSIGMSVMSILISVIAVLSTSYKLEARVYSDVFVKAVVGIFIFVLLVLRGKKLFHKKYWKYALVFNIPLIPHFLSTMILNQSDRIMIKNMVDASSAAMYGIAYVIGTVVLLVTNAINNSFTPYTYQALKENNFCGIKKNANTLLILAASMVCVSIIFAPEIIYIFAGSNYYEAIGVIPPVSASVFFIFMYSLFSNIEYYYKKTTYISISSIICAIINVVLNYLFIPRFGYYAAGYTTLVCYILYATIHFLFCYSILKQKNIRLTDIFDIKRYVFITFFVLVVMMIMVIIYKYMIIRYSILLSALFIAWIKKEWIIKEIKDIQR; encoded by the coding sequence ATGAGAGAAAAAATAATAAGATTAATTAAAAAATATGAGGGACTTTCTGAACCTGTTAAGGCCTCATTTTGGTTTACAATATGCAATGTTCTTAATAAAGGAATTGCGTTACTTGCAACTCCTATATTTACTAGAATGCTGACTACTGAGCAGTATGGAGATTATACAGTATTTCAGTCTTGGTATGGCATTCTTATAATTTTTGGGACATGTAATCTTTTTATTGGTGTGTATGGTAAAGGACTAGTTGAATTTGATAAAGATAAAGATAAATATACATCTTCATTATTAGCATTGACTACAGTTATTACTATAGTCACGTTAGTTATTTATGCTCTTAATATTGATTTTTGGACACGTTTTTTGGGTTTATCGCCAATTATTATGACAGCTATGTTTATTCAGCTTTTTACCATGCCAGCGTATGAGTTTTGGACAACAAAATTGAGATTTGAATATAAATATAAAGCATTGATTGGAACAAGTATTGGCATGTCAGTGATGAGTATACTCATTTCTGTTATTGCAGTTTTGTCAACAAGTTATAAATTAGAAGCAAGAGTATATTCTGATGTTTTTGTTAAGGCTGTTGTGGGAATTTTTATCTTTGTTTTGCTAGTTTTAAGAGGAAAAAAATTATTTCACAAAAAATATTGGAAATATGCTTTAGTATTTAATATCCCTTTAATCCCACATTTCTTATCTACAATGATATTGAACCAGTCAGATAGGATTATGATTAAGAATATGGTTGATGCTTCATCTGCCGCAATGTATGGGATTGCATATGTAATCGGAACAGTTGTTTTATTGGTTACTAATGCGATTAATAATTCCTTCACGCCATATACTTATCAAGCGTTAAAAGAAAATAATTTTTGTGGTATAAAAAAGAATGCCAATACATTACTTATACTTGCGGCAAGTATGGTTTGCGTATCAATCATTTTTGCACCAGAAATAATATATATATTTGCTGGAAGTAATTACTATGAGGCAATTGGGGTAATACCGCCAGTATCAGCATCTGTATTTTTCATATTCATGTACTCTTTGTTTAGTAACATTGAATACTATTATAAAAAGACAACATATATTTCAATATCTAGTATTATATGTGCAATCATTAATGTTGTATTGAATTACTTATTTATTCCAAGATTTGGTTACTATGCAGCTGGATATACAACGCTTGTTTGCTATATTCTTTATGCTACTATACATTTTCTTTTTTGTTATAGTATTTTGAAGCAAAAAAATATTAGATTAACAGATATTTTTGACATTAAGCGATATGTGTTTATTACATTTTTTGTTTTAGTTGTTATGATGATAATGGTAATAATTTATAAATACATGATAATTAGATATTCAATTTTACTTAGTGCTTTATTTATTGCTTGGATAAAAAAGGAATGGATTATTAAAGAAATTAAAGATATCCAAAGATAA